A window from Setaria italica strain Yugu1 chromosome VIII, Setaria_italica_v2.0, whole genome shotgun sequence encodes these proteins:
- the LOC101759962 gene encoding RING-H2 finger protein ATL2 — translation MTPLKSEPAIARREGRFWMRIGIEEAGSESDTARVRSKQQQQIGVRLPVICRHHRLHNQSIHPSINSSSLSWPLFLLGAVSLPIPAMEEDIVWEIGEIEAQGGGESPPLFDQATPPPLYPPASVSSLTRGDAAAASISNKRGRVAASSKAIQGLREVTAPPTDGSDDDCCAICLQDLDYSDKAHPVPVRAMPCSHTFHEHCIFEWLRRNAVCPLCRHQLSTEDDHEQEQEQGRRRRRRIRNFRIPFLYIDEDGRPRYGSSDDEEEEEEEVDPEQFEVALREFYAGLDQTIRPQS, via the coding sequence GTAGGTTCTGGATGCGGATCGGAATCGAGGAGGCCGGATCGGAATCGGACACCGCGCGCGTGCGatccaagcagcagcagcagatcggAGTCCGACTCCCGGTGAtttgccgccaccaccgcctacATAaccaatcgatccatccatcaaTCAACTCGTCGTCTCTGTCTTGGCCATTGTTCCTCTTGGGTGCCGTCTCCCTTCCGATCCCTGCCATGGAAGAAGATATAGTGTGGGAGATTGGGGAGATCGAagcccaaggaggaggagagtcGCCGCCGTTGTTTGACcaagccacgccgccgccgctttacCCGCCGGCGTCGGTCTCGTCACTCACCCGaggcgatgccgccgccgcttccatcAGCAACAAGcgcggccgcgtcgccgcctccaGCAAGGCCATCCAAGGCCTGCGGGAGGtgacggcgccgccgacggaCGGGTCCGACGACGACTGCTGCGCCATCTGCCTTCAGGATCTCGATTACTCCGACAAGGCCCATCCAGTTCCGGTGAGGGCCATGCCTTGCTCGCACACCTTTCACGAGCACTGCATCTTCGAGTGGCTCCGCCGGAACGCCGTCTGCCCTCTCTGCCGCCACCAGCTGTCTACGGAGGACGAccacgagcaggagcaggaacaggggaggaggaggaggaggaggatcagGAATTTCAGGATCCCGTTCCTCTACATCGATGAGGACGGCAGGCCGCGCTATGGCTccagcgacgacgaggaggaggaggaggaggaggtggacccgGAGCAGTTCGAGGTGGCCTTGAGAGAATTTTACGCTGGACTGGATCAGACGATCAGACCACAAAGCTAG